A portion of the Streptomyces erythrochromogenes genome contains these proteins:
- a CDS encoding MFS transporter has product MTTASVKPPSPPEGDAPRKSRWGLWAQGNFRKLWIGETTSGLGTAVGNVALALVAVVTLEASPFTVGLLTASAWVPWLFLGLLAGAWVDRWPRLKVMLVCDLLLLVLFGSVPVAGWLGLLTMAQLVVVALLAGAVKVFLSTANSAVLPVLVAKPDLLEANVKLRSGDAAAEIAGPGLAGLISQAFGAVTGLLADALTYLVAALCVGSIKAEEKPPPVSERRGILREIKEGVRFLVHDPYLRTLASFAAVGNLGLNGIQAVQTIFLVRTVGVTPGGVGAVFAVVSIGGLAGAALAGRIARRFGTARGLLLCELVGAPFILLLPMAGERLPLAVSAVAWSIAVCGVIAGNVIAGSFYQAYCPPAMIGRIRASASTVNFSAIPVGALLGGWLGELLGARTTLWIMASVLLSAGLVLLAGPLRGLRSFPERPAHS; this is encoded by the coding sequence ATGACCACAGCCTCCGTGAAACCGCCGTCGCCCCCCGAGGGGGACGCGCCGCGGAAGAGCCGCTGGGGCCTCTGGGCGCAGGGCAACTTCCGCAAGCTCTGGATCGGTGAGACCACCAGCGGCCTCGGCACCGCCGTCGGAAACGTCGCGCTCGCCCTGGTGGCCGTCGTCACCCTGGAGGCCTCGCCGTTCACGGTCGGCCTGCTCACCGCCTCCGCCTGGGTGCCGTGGCTCTTCCTCGGCCTGCTGGCCGGCGCCTGGGTGGACCGCTGGCCCCGGCTGAAGGTGATGCTGGTCTGCGACCTCCTGCTGCTGGTGCTGTTCGGCAGCGTGCCGGTGGCGGGCTGGCTGGGCCTGCTGACCATGGCCCAACTGGTCGTGGTCGCCCTGCTGGCCGGCGCGGTCAAGGTGTTCCTGTCCACCGCGAACAGCGCCGTGCTGCCCGTACTCGTCGCCAAGCCCGACCTCCTCGAGGCCAATGTCAAACTGCGCTCCGGGGACGCGGCCGCGGAGATCGCCGGCCCCGGCCTCGCCGGCCTGATCTCCCAGGCGTTCGGCGCCGTCACCGGCCTGCTCGCCGACGCGCTCACCTACCTGGTGGCGGCCCTGTGCGTGGGGTCCATCAAGGCCGAGGAGAAGCCCCCGCCGGTCTCCGAACGGCGCGGGATCCTCCGCGAGATCAAAGAAGGCGTCCGCTTCCTCGTGCACGACCCCTACCTGCGCACGCTGGCGAGCTTCGCCGCCGTCGGCAACCTCGGCCTCAACGGCATCCAAGCCGTGCAGACCATCTTCCTGGTCCGCACCGTGGGTGTGACACCCGGCGGCGTCGGCGCCGTCTTCGCGGTGGTCTCCATCGGCGGCCTGGCCGGCGCCGCGCTCGCCGGGCGGATCGCCCGCCGGTTCGGGACGGCCCGCGGACTGCTGCTCTGCGAGCTGGTCGGAGCGCCGTTCATCCTCCTGCTGCCGATGGCCGGGGAGCGGCTGCCGCTGGCCGTGAGCGCGGTGGCCTGGTCGATCGCGGTCTGCGGGGTGATCGCCGGGAACGTCATCGCCGGCAGCTTCTACCAGGCCTACTGCCCGCCCGCGATGATCGGCCGGATCCGGGCCAGCGCCTCCACCGTCAACTTCAGCGCCATCCCGGTGGGCGCCCTGCTCGGCGGCTGGCTGGGCGAGCTGCTCGGCGCCCGCACCACCCTCTGGATCATGGCGAGCGTGCTGCTCTCGGCCGGCCTGGTGCTGCTCGCCGGCCCGCTCCGGGGCCTGCGCAGCTTCCCCGAGCGTCCCGCGCACTCCTGA